Within Aestuariirhabdus litorea, the genomic segment ATGGCTAAGGCAACTTTTGAGCGTAACAAGCCGCACGTTAACGTCGGCACCATCGGTCACGTTGACCACGGTAAAACTACTCTGACCGCTGCTCTGACTCGCGTGTGCTACGAGGCATGGGGTACAGGTGAGCTGCGTGCGTTCGATCAGATCGATAACGCACCGGAAGAGCGTGAGCGTGGTATCACCATCGCAACCTCTCACGTAGAGTACGACTCTCCTATCCGTCACTATGCGCACGTTGACTGCCCCGGGCACGCCGACTACGTAAAGAACATGATCACCGGTGCGGCCCAGATGGACGGCGCTATCCTGGTATGTGGCGCGACCGACGGTCCTATGCCCCAGACCCGTGAGCACATCCTGCTGTCTCGTCAGGTAGGTGTACCTTACATCGTTGTGTTCCTGAACAAGGCTGACCTGCTGGCTGAAGACTGCGGCGGTGCCGACAGTGAAGAGTACGCCGAGATGCTGGAGCTGGTTGAGATGGAGCTGCGCGAGCTGCTGGACCAGTACGAGTTCCCCGGTGACGACACTCCGATCATCCCAGGTTCTGCCCTGATGGCCCTGAACGGCCAGGATGACCACGAGCTGGGTACTTCTGCGGTTAAGAAGCTGGTTGAGACTCTGGATTCTTACATCCCTGAGCCTGAGCGTGCAATCGACGGCGCCTTCATCATGCCGATCGAGGACGTATTCTCTATCGCTGGTCGTGGTACCGTAGTAACCGGTCGTGTTGAGCGCGGTATCGTTAAAGTGGGTGAGCCTGTTGAGATCGTGGGTATCCGCGAAACTCAGACCACCACCTGTACCGGTGTTGAGATGTTCCGCAAGCTGCTGGACGAAGGTCGTGCCGGTGAGAACGTTGGTGTTCTGCTGCGTGGTACCAA encodes:
- the tuf gene encoding elongation factor Tu, with translation MAKATFERNKPHVNVGTIGHVDHGKTTLTAALTRVCYEAWGTGELRAFDQIDNAPEERERGITIATSHVEYDSPIRHYAHVDCPGHADYVKNMITGAAQMDGAILVCGATDGPMPQTREHILLSRQVGVPYIVVFLNKADLLAEDCGGADSEEYAEMLELVEMELRELLDQYEFPGDDTPIIPGSALMALNGQDDHELGTSAVKKLVETLDSYIPEPERAIDGAFIMPIEDVFSIAGRGTVVTGRVERGIVKVGEPVEIVGIRETQTTTCTGVEMFRKLLDEGRAGENVGVLLRGTKRDDVERGQVLAKPGSITPHTKFESEVYVLSKDEGGRHTP